Proteins from one Anaerobranca californiensis DSM 14826 genomic window:
- the secF gene encoding protein translocase subunit SecF — translation MTVKIIERSKLWFALSGIIILIGIISLLTLGLNFGIDFTGGNRIVATFPQGTTVEDIRSVLSEITVDGTNLGNSFIQTLDGDDFSIRTIALNEEQRKLVLDKLNERFGVQSDKVEIDFVGPVVGRELIRNAVISLTLASVLLVVYISFRFEFKFAISAIVALLFDAFVVLTIFSITQIELNQPFVAAILTIVGYSINDTIVVFDRIRENLKYPGKDLAQKVNESISQTLRRSINTSVTTLLVLGSILFFAGDTLKPFAIPLFFGVISGTYSSIFLASPLWHAWKVFEGNKKHKKLA, via the coding sequence ATGACAGTAAAAATTATTGAACGCTCTAAGTTGTGGTTTGCTTTATCTGGAATAATAATCCTAATTGGAATAATATCATTACTTACCTTAGGGTTAAATTTCGGAATAGATTTTACAGGGGGCAATAGAATAGTTGCCACTTTTCCTCAAGGAACAACTGTGGAAGATATCCGTTCTGTTTTAAGTGAAATAACAGTAGATGGTACTAATTTAGGTAACAGTTTTATTCAGACCCTCGATGGAGATGATTTTAGTATTAGAACAATTGCTTTAAATGAAGAACAGCGAAAATTAGTTTTGGATAAACTTAATGAAAGATTTGGAGTACAATCAGATAAAGTAGAGATAGATTTTGTAGGTCCTGTAGTGGGAAGGGAACTTATTCGCAATGCTGTAATTTCCCTTACATTGGCATCGGTTTTATTAGTTGTTTATATTAGTTTCCGCTTTGAATTTAAATTTGCCATTTCTGCAATTGTAGCCCTTTTATTTGATGCCTTTGTGGTATTAACTATTTTCTCTATAACTCAAATTGAGTTAAATCAACCCTTTGTGGCAGCAATTCTAACTATTGTCGGTTATTCTATTAACGATACCATTGTTGTTTTTGATAGAATAAGGGAGAACTTAAAGTACCCCGGTAAGGATCTAGCTCAAAAAGTTAATGAAAGTATTAGTCAGACTTTAAGAAGATCAATAAATACTTCTGTTACAACCCTTTTGGTATTAGGATCAATTTTGTTCTTTGCCGGTGATACACTAAAACCCTTTGCTATTCCACTTTTCTTTGGAGTAATTAGTGGTACTTATTCTTCTATATTTCTAGCAAGTCCATTATGGCATGCATGGAAAGTTTTTGAAGGGAATAAAAAACATAAAAAGTTAGCTTAA
- a CDS encoding HD domain-containing protein yields the protein MITVEDVKEHPITKTFIKKGDEHLGTMGFTEHSYRHKNLVSNIAANILERLGFPKREAELAAIAGYLHDIGNVVSRYNHGQSGAMIAYDILRDLKMDPEEIAIIIAAIGNHEEEYGQSVNNVAAALILADKSDVHRSRVRNPDVSTFDIHDRVNYGAVHSFLNVDPQQRKVTLELKIDQNITTVMEYFEIFLTRMVMCRRAAEFLDASFGLVINDAKLL from the coding sequence ATGATAACAGTTGAAGATGTTAAGGAACATCCAATAACTAAAACCTTTATAAAAAAAGGTGATGAACACTTAGGTACTATGGGCTTTACAGAACATAGTTATCGCCATAAAAATTTAGTATCAAATATCGCTGCGAATATTTTAGAAAGATTAGGTTTTCCTAAACGGGAAGCAGAACTGGCAGCAATAGCTGGATACCTCCATGATATTGGCAATGTCGTTTCAAGGTATAATCACGGACAATCAGGGGCGATGATAGCCTATGATATTTTACGGGATCTAAAAATGGATCCAGAAGAAATAGCAATTATCATAGCAGCTATTGGTAACCATGAAGAAGAATATGGCCAAAGTGTTAATAATGTAGCTGCAGCTTTAATATTAGCTGATAAATCTGATGTCCACAGATCTAGGGTGAGGAATCCCGATGTATCTACCTTTGATATTCACGATCGGGTAAATTACGGAGCAGTCCACTCTTTCTTAAATGTTGATCCACAACAGCGAAAAGTTACCTTAGAATTAAAAATAGACCAAAATATAACTACCGTCATGGAATACTTTGAAATATTCTTAACTAGAATGGTAATGTGCCGTAGGGCAGCAGAGTTTTTAGATGCATCCTTTGGTTTAGTAATCAATGATGCAAAATTACTATAA
- the secD gene encoding protein translocase subunit SecD, with translation MVRWKNIIALMVILAVVATVTYFAIPFIQQETRLGLDLQGGVYVLLQAKATDRAEVTDEAIRGTIEVLRNRIDELGVLEPIIQREGENRIRIEVADAQQDPETVLTLIGKTALLEFWDEEGKPVITGANLVNARALFSPENGQPVVAIELDKEGAAVFAELTARLAGTGVPIPIVLDGQVISAPVVRAGTVITDGKAIIEGIGTIDDAARLAGLLRSGALPLELEQLEVRAVGPTLGKQSLIKSLYAGAFGLLLVVLFMVVFYRLPGIIASIALNIYLLIVLTTLIAFKAVLTLPGIAGLILTIGMAVDANIIIFERIKEEIRNGKTLRSGMESGFRRALTTILDSNVTTLIVGIILFAYGTGPVRGFAVTLVIGVLVSIFTAVVITKYLLKLLINTNLIKNTKFFGV, from the coding sequence ATGGTCCGTTGGAAAAATATCATAGCATTGATGGTGATTTTGGCAGTGGTCGCAACTGTGACTTATTTTGCTATACCATTTATTCAACAAGAAACAAGACTTGGTCTAGATTTACAAGGTGGAGTTTATGTTTTATTACAAGCAAAGGCAACGGATAGGGCAGAGGTTACCGATGAAGCTATCCGTGGAACAATAGAAGTCCTCCGTAATAGGATTGACGAGCTTGGAGTTTTAGAACCGATTATTCAAAGGGAAGGTGAGAATCGGATCCGGATAGAGGTTGCTGATGCCCAACAGGATCCTGAAACTGTATTAACCTTAATCGGAAAAACTGCCCTTTTAGAGTTTTGGGATGAAGAAGGAAAACCAGTAATTACAGGAGCCAATCTTGTAAATGCTAGGGCATTATTTAGTCCAGAAAATGGTCAACCGGTAGTAGCAATTGAATTAGATAAAGAAGGGGCAGCAGTTTTTGCTGAGCTTACCGCAAGGCTTGCTGGAACTGGAGTGCCTATCCCAATTGTGTTAGATGGTCAAGTAATATCTGCGCCTGTTGTTAGGGCAGGAACAGTAATTACTGATGGTAAAGCGATTATAGAAGGAATTGGTACAATTGACGATGCAGCAAGATTAGCTGGTCTATTGCGTTCTGGTGCTTTACCATTAGAACTTGAGCAATTAGAAGTAAGGGCTGTAGGACCTACTTTAGGTAAACAATCTTTAATTAAGAGTTTATATGCTGGGGCCTTTGGGTTACTTTTAGTAGTATTATTTATGGTTGTTTTTTATAGGCTCCCTGGGATTATAGCTAGTATAGCTTTAAATATTTATTTGTTAATAGTTTTAACTACATTAATTGCTTTCAAAGCTGTATTGACACTGCCTGGTATCGCTGGCTTGATTTTAACAATAGGTATGGCGGTAGATGCCAATATAATTATTTTTGAAAGAATAAAAGAAGAAATTCGCAATGGTAAAACATTAAGAAGTGGTATGGAGTCAGGTTTTAGAAGAGCCCTCACCACCATTTTAGACTCAAATGTCACTACTTTAATTGTTGGTATTATCCTCTTTGCTTACGGTACAGGACCTGTTAGAGGTTTTGCCGTTACTTTAGTAATTGGTGTATTAGTAAGTATTTTTACTGCTGTAGTTATAACAAAATACTTATTAAAACTTTTAATTAACACAAATTTAATTAAAAATACTAAGTTTTTTGGCGTATAA
- a CDS encoding SpoIIE family protein phosphatase, which produces MLVNVSIAKVNKYGQRIGGDTAEIVERPLGGVTGIIVDGQGSGKSAKVISNSIVGKITNLISDGARDGAVARAVQDYLFTIKGGKVSATLTMISLALDTQSIIISRNGHCPVIVIDNEREIIFEEQVQPLGFYKFSKPLIKELPLKIGMTIMAYTDGLMGAGKKYNNPIKNGDIINILRETITTQNKADKILDLALQLDQQKPNDDITIMVMETSEQESIIRKINATFPL; this is translated from the coding sequence ATGTTGGTTAATGTATCAATTGCAAAAGTTAATAAATATGGGCAAAGGATAGGTGGAGATACAGCGGAAATTGTAGAAAGACCATTAGGAGGAGTTACAGGAATAATTGTAGATGGACAAGGTAGTGGTAAATCTGCAAAGGTAATCAGTAACTCTATAGTTGGTAAAATTACTAATTTAATCAGTGATGGGGCTAGGGATGGAGCGGTGGCCAGGGCTGTGCAAGATTATCTTTTTACAATTAAAGGTGGCAAGGTATCTGCAACTTTAACTATGATTTCTTTAGCTTTAGATACTCAAAGTATTATTATTTCAAGGAATGGCCATTGTCCAGTGATAGTAATCGATAATGAACGGGAAATAATATTTGAAGAACAAGTCCAACCATTAGGTTTTTATAAATTTTCTAAACCCCTAATAAAAGAATTGCCTTTAAAGATAGGGATGACTATTATGGCCTATACCGACGGGTTAATGGGTGCTGGTAAAAAGTATAACAATCCCATAAAAAATGGAGATATTATAAATATCCTCAGAGAGACGATCACCACTCAAAACAAAGCTGATAAAATTCTTGATTTAGCTTTACAATTAGATCAACAAAAACCTAATGATGATATTACTATAATGGTAATGGAAACTTCTGAACAAGAAAGTATAATAAGAAAAATTAATGCGACTTTTCCACTATAA